The Anas platyrhynchos isolate ZD024472 breed Pekin duck chromosome 10, IASCAAS_PekinDuck_T2T, whole genome shotgun sequence genome segment ACTGAAAGCAACCAGCTCCTGATACCAGAGGAAAAATTCTTTCAGGCTTAGGCACCTTTGCCTGAGGAGTGCACCCCTGGCTGCTCAGCCGCTCCCTGGCCTGCAGCGAGCCCGGAGGCCCCTTAGGCTGGTGCAAGAAGTCCCACGAAACTTCCCTCTGGCTCCTGGTGAGCGTCTGCAGAAACAGCTCAGAGAGCTTGTTCGGAGGGTCGGTTTGAGgatcttttcctccttccctgcgAGCTGAAGGGGAAGCCTAAAACCTTGAAGCTGTTCTGTCCCGCTCTGTTCGGGGGCTGCTGTACAGCTGCGGGTTTTGGGTAGCTGTGCAGGTTCTGCTGAGGCCCTGGGGTGGGGTGGGCAGCTGGGAGGGGGCCTCTCTCTGGTTTTATTTCCCGTGCGTATCCCTGCGCAGTCATCAGGGTCTGTTCTGAGGCTGTTCCTGCAAACTGGGCCTTGTTTTTTTTGCCGCTTCTCTAGGAGCCTGCTGTGAGGCTGCCTTCTCTTTGGCCCCTTCCTTTTTGTAGCCCAAACTTTGGAGGGCAGAATTTGGTGGGAGAAGGCTGCATGTGAGCCTCGGAGCTGCCTCGTCCATGCAGTTCCTATTGATGAAAATCTCTAGTGCTTTCCTTCTACACTGTTCCCAATGACCCAGCTTTTTGCGCGTGGCCGGGGGATGTCAGATTTCTGCTCCTCTCTAAAACTCACGCCCGGGAGATTCCGTTTCTGTTCCACAACGCTGCAGTTATCTGAGGTTTGAGCCTCCTGCTGCAAGACAGCCGGGGTTGCTCGTCTCTGCTGCCCCAGCGGGAGGGGTTTCTGGTGGCCTGTCCCTGCCAGCACgcgctgctgctcctctttcccCAGCGCTtgttgagttttgttttgtttgaaacgTGTGCTGGAGGTGCCAGTCAGTAACCacacaaaggaagaaatatttactCTCGACtgctcatctttttctttttctttttttttacttcccaGATTTTTAAGGAGCGTGAGGAAGACTTGAGGCGCCTTTCCCGTCCCTTGGAATGTGCTTGCTTTAGAACTTCCATCTGGGATGAGACACTCTACAAGGTTTGTACCCCATCCCCTCTGCAGCCGgcctttttccccctccccgctTGAAAACGAGCACGAGGAAGGCGAGCGGTCAGTTCCTACTGCTCTGCTACTGACTGCTCCTCTTCAGATCTGCACGGACTCCTCCTGGTGGAGGTTAGCTGGCCGGAATGGcatcagcattttaaattaaaaaaacaaaagtaaaactcCTCCATGTCTTGGAGTTGTGGTGTCACTGTAATGCTGCTTAAACGCTTTGCCTAGCCACTTCACAAAGACCTCGTGCACCTTTTAGTCATGTGTAGCCAgcaaggagctctttcctggtTGCTTTTTCCCCACATTACAGTTAAAGCTCTTCAGGCATTTACCATCCTGGGGATTTACTTTGCTTCTAGGAGCACGTGAGGGTGgctttttggtggtggtggttttggttttccttttcttgttggtcagcCCTCATTGCAGTGTCAGAGGCTTTAAGGTGTGAGCGTGGTAGGTGCTGCCTGGGCTACGCTGGGAGCAAAGGAGCGTTGtcagctgccagcaggcagtGGTGGCAGCACGCTGGGTTGCTGGGCGGAAGGTGAGGAGCTCTTAATCTTGACTTCAGCAGGCAGATCTCACCATCCTGGCAAATCCATCCAAAAGCAGTTGAAATTTGGTGTAGGACGAGGTCTGGCTGAGGCTGATCCCGTACCGTGTGCCCGGCAGCACCCCTCAcgctgcctgcacccagctccctCTAGACACCGGCCTTCCCCTAACCTGCTAACGGGTAGCAGGCTGTGTTGAGCTGCCTAAAAACAGGCAAAGCCGTTTGCTGCTCCACACGCAGCCCTCTGGAGCTCTGCAGACCTCgtgccctgggcagcagggTGATGGGAGGCTCTGGTACGCACCGAGTGGACAGGAGAGCTCTGGGGATGGTAGGTGGAGATGTCAGCAGCTCGTGGTGAGGCTGGGGGATGTGTTAATTCAgcccttcttctctttctttgccGACAGGCTTGGTCCAGCATAGTCTATCAGCTGATCCCCAATGTCCAGCAGCTGGAAATGAACCTGAGGAACTTTGCTCAGATCATCGAGGCAGACGAAGTGCTTCTGTTTGAGAGAGCCACTTTCCTGGTGAATACAGCCGTTCTGCCCTTCGCGCCCCTCTGCCCAGCCTAGGACGGAGTTCCCTGGATGGAAAGTGCGGTTGTGGCAGTTGCCCAGAGAGAGGTGCCAGCACCAGATGGCAGAACGCTTTGATCCAGGCCTTGTGATACTGAAAGTAGCTGACAGGACTCCGTGGCTCATGTGACCTTCCCAAATTTCCACGGCTAGCAGTTGAGCCGAGGGCTTGAGTGGTATTTCCCTCTTCCAAGCTGCGGGAGGGTTTCAGATCCCCATTCTGTTATCAGCCATGGGACTTGAgaattcctttctgcacaggacGGGAGCCTTCTTTAGCTTGAACAAAAGTCTTTTCAGTTCCTTCTCGACTGTTTTTTAACTGTTCTTGATTCCTTTTTTGCGAGTGCCTGATGCTCTACAAACCTTAAGCGTGGATAGAGGCTCGCTGGCAGCTGGATTGCTGTGGGAAAACGTGTTGGTTAAACCCACCGCTGCCTGTCGTGCCGTTCTCTTAGTGCCTAGCTTGGTTTCTTCAGGCTTTGTACCAGTGCTCTCACTGACCTGAAGAAACTGACTTCAGTTTTGAGCGCTTTCCTTGACAAAGGCCTGACTGAAGTGACTTTTCTCGTTACTTTTCTCACTTCAACTGTCAGGATTAGGCACCTGCCGTTCCTGGCAAGTTCTGCTTTTAGAACTCGTGTAGCTAATGAATAGTTCCACCTTTGTGCTAGGTAGCAGTGCTTACATGCATTCAAaacctgcatttttattttttatttttactgaaagcTACTTCTTTGCTACAAAAATTCTGTACTGATTTTCAGTGTAATGATGACTTTTTAAAGACTTTCTCCTTCTCACTGTTTTCTTACACTTAAACTTCCCCAGGGCCTCCTTTCTCCCGAAGTGAAATCTTATTCTGAAATTGTATTCGCAGCGCAGTAACAGGAAAACCTGGAGAGTTGAGAAAAGAGCTTGCATGTAGTGAAGGCTTTGGTATGGATGTGATTCTTGAATATGGTTAAACTTGTATCTGTAGGAACAGTTGGACAAGCTTAAAAGTaggaaataaagatttttttaaggtgCTTGaggaagggggggaaaaaacctCACAACTTAATTCCTGCAAGGCTGTAGCAGCTGATTTATGGATTCCTCTGAGCTTAAAGCTCATAGCGTAGCGTTGTTCAAATAATGCTTCTTCCTGGTTTTCTGTGGGAACAAAGATAATGCAGCTGTTGGATGCGTGATCCCCCTTAAGCAGTAAATGCCCTTCTCAGCCTGTTGGATTTTTGGCTGGGGCGTGAAGGTGTGTGGGCTGCCAGCCCCGCggaaggggctggggagaggagaggtaGGCGTGGGTCACGGCGCGAGGAATCCTGGAAACTTTTTTGATCTTTCTAGAGACATCAAGCACCTCGCTGCTGCATTGCTGcgtgggaggggagggaggggagcggaTCCGAGCGCAGGCAGCGTAGCCCCATCTCGCTCTGACTCAGTTAATTGGTGCAGGGAGAGCTCCCTAGGAAGCCAGCCACCTGTGTTCCGCTGTTCCACCTTGTGCTTTTCCaccttgtgcttttttttgtgctttacgTCGAGTTAAAATGGCACCAAGTCGGGGTGTTCAGGCCCCAAAGGGACAGGAGTGCCTCTGGGGTGTTCACACCTCAGCACTTGTGAAGGGCTCCCCTGAAATCAATGACTAACCCTGCGTTTTTTCTGCCTTCCAGGTCATTTCTCACTATCAGTGCAAAGAACAGCGGGATATCCACAGATTTGAGAAAATCAGCAACATTATTAAACAATTCAAGCTAAGTTGCAGGTGAGCTGGTCCAGTGGGAAGGATCCCCGAGCAGGGGTTTTGGTGTCACGCCGAGACGAGGAAGCTTTCCAAGTGAACATTGCCTTTATACCTCCTTAGCAGGAGGAGGTGCCTCGGTTAAATTGCTTTCTAGAAAGCACGGTGGTCAAAAACGTCCGAGTTTCTTCTCATCTTTCATAACTTCCTCCTCTGGTGATTGTTGAAAGGGGGTTGTTTTGAAACACCCATTTTCTGCTCGGTCTTTTTCTCCTGGTCTTGTGAACCTCGTCTTGTGAACCGCCCTCAGGTTCCCCAGTCTGTCAGCAACATCTGGAAGCGTTCAGAGCCTGAACAGGACGGGGAAGCAGCATTTGCAGAGCTGCCTCGAGATCCTTCAGCTTTGTGCTTGCTTCCAGAGGGTGTAAAACTGTCCTGGGAGTGACAGCTTCATCCGTGGGACGAGTGATGCTGGGCACAGCGTCCTCCACGGGGCGGCGGAGCTGTGGCTGGAGTTACAGACCCTCAGCAGGCCGATGGCTTCGTGCTGCCCTTGCTGGATGAATGAAGCCTAAAGCTGGAGGCTTTgcttcttaaaaacaaagcccagCCTCACCTGGTGCTCACGTCCCCCTTTGCAAGCAGCGCTTCTTTGTTTCCAGTGCTGAACAGGGAccctggggatggggtggggaacTTGTGAGCGCTGTTACAGTAACGCTACAACGCGacattgcatgttttttttcccctctgtagTAAGCTGGCCGCTTCTTTCCAGAGCATGGAAGTGAGGAACTCTAACTTTGCTGCTTTTATTGACATCTTCACCTCAAACACATACGTGATGGTGGTTATGTCGGACCCTTCAATACGTAAGTTGAAGCAGAGGCGAGCCTGGGGACAAGCAGCTGGCTTAGTTAGGGTGCATTCCTGCTGGAACATGGCACAGAGCAGGCAAAGCAATAAAAAGGATTGGGTTAAAAGGCACGGAGGgctctgctgtggggctggctcGCCCTGCCTGAGcaaggagggggaaagggaaggtgGTTCAGCAGCCCCTTGCCTCGCAGGAGGAGCGGAGCCGGCTCACAGTCGGAGCCACGGTGGGGAAGCGCGGTGGCAGATGTGACCTGATGGGATAGGTCGCGTCTGACAGCCTATTTTGGGCTGCGCTGCTTTGGCAGCCACGGTGATTTTTTGGAAGGGAAGCAGGGATGGTTTATGCATGAGTTCCTGCTCTTCTTGCCTGAACCGTCTCGGTGGGCAAGGGCTCTAATTATAGTCGCGTCTATTTATCTTAACGACTTGCGGCCAGCAGCGCCAGAGGCACGGCCTGAATATGTGACTGTGTTTATATTCCTGATTGAAGCTGCTTCTGGTAAAATGTGAGGTGCTGAAGGCACGCTGTCCTGGGCAGCTGCGTGGCCGACAGCTGTTAATCTTGTCCTCCCCTTTTTGAAGGGGTTCCTGCGTGAGGGAAAACCTGAGCGAgccctggggtgctgggtgAGCTACTGAGCTGTGATATTCCTCTGCTCGAGCAGCAGATGAGAAGCTGAAGTGACTTCTGCGTGACCACAGCTTGTCCTGACTCTTCTCCTGTGCCTCCCAGCGAGCAGCCCCCACCTCCCGGCGCCACGCAGGGAGCAGGAGGCCGGGAGGTTGGTGCTCCCTGAGCAGTGGGGAAGAGCGCCGGCTTCACGCTGCGTCACTTCTCCAAATTTAGGTGAAATCTGGTGCTGCCCGGTGCAAGTAAAAGCTGTAGAACACTTGTGCCCTCTGCTGAGCAGCGGGCTTCACTCCTCCTTTTCGTCATGGTGCTGAGTTTGGCGTGGCAACGTGAGCCCAAATACAGCCAGGGTTCTGGTTTGGTTCTGCTGATGGGAGCTCAGATAAGTGCTGTCCATCCCTTCtaacttttccttctcccttctccaTCTCAGCTTCTGCAGCTACGCTGATCAACATCCGCAACGCCAGAAAACACTTCGAGAAGCTGGAGCGAGTGGACGGACCAAAGCACAGCCTGCTCATGCGCTGAGCGCCGGCCGACGCACCTGGTCGttggggggagaaaaagtgaATCGGAACTACTTTTTTAGGAGAATCTAACAATGTGGATGTCTTTGTGGGTTTTGAAATGAGTGTGCTGCTTACCACCGCAATCTTCTTTATTGTTTCTCCTTTTAACGTTGGACACTAGTCACTCGGATGATGTCTGGATACACTGCGGACCTTCAAAAGAGACTTCCTGGCGTGTGTGGGGTTGGGAAGAAGTAAGGACAGGTGATGTGCACGTGGTCTCATGCTCCTGGCTGTCATAGTGGCACGTGGCAGAGCCTTTCTGGATGTTCTGCTCCCAGGTGATTGTATAAATCACAGGGATGGAGTATTTACTATTTTATTGGTAGGTTGCTAGAATACATTTATAAATTTCTCCTTGTCTTCAGTCACGAAAATAAATTTTTTGCTACCGGGGATTTCAGATCCTAGAGCTTTGGACACCGTGGGCTTGCTTTCTTCTAAAACCCGGGGCAGCCTTGGCAAGCAGACGTGCCCTCGctgcctttccccttccccagcctctgGGGAGTGCCAGCTGAAGGTCGCTCCAGAGTTTCCCCTcgagattttaatttttttctccatattgAGGCAAAATTCACTGAGCAGGTGAAGCAGCTGGGATGCCGTTGGCCTCTTGATGCTTCCCGAGGTGACGGAAGGTGGCAGCGAGGTGTTCCTGGCGTCCCTGCCCATCTTGCTGGGGCTGCCGTGGGCATGCAGGAATTGTTGGAGCGCGGTGGCTGGGGGCTGTGCGTGCATGAGCGACGGGAGCCGTGTTCGTGGCGGGCCACTCGGACGGCGTTCGGCACCGGGGTGGCTGTGGCACTGTCTATTTTTAATGAGGTTTGATGCCATTAAacacaggaggagcaggagcactgAGTTAGGGGGCTCTGACTTGCTGGGTGGGACCTGATGCCTGTCagcgtctttttttttttttctcgctGCATCAAATgactgtataaaaaaaaaaaaaaaagggtgtggCAACTCCCAGCCTAGCTCTCCATTTTGTGTTCTCGAAATCACGCTTTTCC includes the following:
- the LOC101792295 gene encoding ras-related GTP-binding protein A, giving the protein MPSAAMKKKVLLMGKSGSGKTSMRSIIFANYIARDTRRLGATIDVEHSHVRFLGNLVLNLWDCGGQDTFMENYFTSQRDNIFRNVEVLIYVFDVESRELEKDMHYYQSCLEAILQNSPDAKIFCLVHKMDLVQEDQRDLIFKEREEDLRRLSRPLECACFRTSIWDETLYKAWSSIVYQLIPNVQQLEMNLRNFAQIIEADEVLLFERATFLVISHYQCKEQRDIHRFEKISNIIKQFKLSCSKLAASFQSMEVRNSNFAAFIDIFTSNTYVMVVMSDPSIPSAATLINIRNARKHFEKLERVDGPKHSLLMR